From a region of the Emcibacter sp. SYSU 3D8 genome:
- the rnd gene encoding ribonuclease D gives MKVIEKTADLAEICASLRDSAFVTVDTEFMRSNTYWPKLCLIQVAGDDGAWAIDPLADGISLEPFIELMANENILKVLHAARQDMEIFLHDFGALPVPVFDTQVAAMVAGFGDSVGYETLVNHFTKARVDKSSRFADWSRRPLTNKQVQYALGDVIHLRDIYRGIAKILEKNGRQSWLKEEMDVLEDPATYVVQPEDAWLRLKPKSSNRRFMACVRAVAEWREHRAQKIDVPRNRVIRDDVVLEIAAHPPSSLDELRNVRGVAENLARGPNGESLLKALNDARALPEDMLPAAEQRRQMPRGIGPIVDLMRVLLKMRCEEENVAQKLVANMSDLEELAANDEADVPARHGWRYDVFGKDALALKHGKMALSIRRGNVILTEL, from the coding sequence ATGAAAGTAATCGAGAAGACTGCCGATCTGGCCGAGATTTGCGCGTCGCTGCGCGATTCGGCATTTGTGACCGTCGATACCGAATTCATGCGCAGCAACACCTACTGGCCGAAGCTGTGTCTGATCCAGGTTGCCGGCGACGATGGCGCGTGGGCGATCGATCCGCTTGCGGACGGCATATCGCTGGAGCCGTTCATTGAATTGATGGCCAACGAGAACATCCTGAAGGTGCTGCATGCGGCGCGGCAGGACATGGAGATTTTCCTGCACGATTTCGGCGCCCTGCCCGTTCCTGTCTTCGACACGCAAGTGGCTGCCATGGTTGCCGGTTTCGGAGATTCCGTGGGCTACGAAACGCTGGTCAATCATTTCACCAAGGCGCGGGTGGACAAATCGTCGCGCTTTGCGGACTGGTCGCGCCGGCCGCTGACCAACAAGCAGGTGCAATATGCGCTGGGTGACGTGATTCACCTGCGGGATATCTACAGGGGCATCGCCAAGATCCTGGAAAAGAACGGCCGGCAATCCTGGCTGAAGGAAGAGATGGACGTGCTGGAAGACCCGGCAACCTACGTCGTCCAGCCTGAGGATGCCTGGTTGAGGCTGAAGCCGAAAAGCTCCAATCGCCGCTTCATGGCCTGTGTCAGGGCTGTCGCCGAATGGCGTGAGCACCGTGCTCAGAAGATCGATGTGCCGCGCAACAGGGTGATCCGCGACGACGTGGTGCTGGAAATTGCCGCACACCCGCCGTCCAGTCTCGACGAATTGAGGAATGTGCGCGGCGTTGCCGAGAACCTGGCGCGCGGCCCGAACGGTGAAAGTCTGCTGAAGGCTCTTAACGACGCCCGCGCCCTGCCCGAAGACATGCTGCCGGCCGCCGAGCAGCGCCGGCAAATGCCGCGCGGCATCGGCCCGATTGTCGACCTGATGCGCGTGCTGCTGAAAATGCGCTGCGAGGAAGAGAACGTGGCGCAGAAACTGGTGGCCAACATGTCCGACCTCGAAGAGCTGGCGGCCAACGACGAGGCCGACGTTCCGGCCCGGCATGGCTGGCGCTATGACGTCTTCGGCAAGGATGCGCTCGCGCTCAAGCACGGCAAGATGGCGCTGTCGATCCGACGCGGCAACGTGATTCTCACCGAGCTTTAG
- the aspS gene encoding aspartate--tRNA ligase, giving the protein MHAYRSHTCNDLREEDVGQIVRISGWVHRKRDHGNLLFVDLRDHYGLTQCVIEAGEPGFGIIDGSRAESVVTIDGKVVARTPETINNDLPTGQIEVRIQAVTVQSAAQELPMPVFGEQEYPEDIRLKHRYLDLRRERMHANIVLRSKIISSIRRRMIDQGFMEFQTPILTASSPEGARDFLVPSRIHPGKFYALPQAPQQFKQLLMVAGFDRYFQIAPCFRDEDARADRSPGEFYQLDMEMSFVTQDDVFEAIEPVMHGIFSEFSDRTITPAPFPRIPYRESMLKYGNDKPDLRNPLLITDVTEAFRGSNFGVFARAIENGSVVRAIPAPKSSDRPRSFFDKMNEWARSNGAPGLGYIIFADGGGKGPIANNLDADRIAQLKAATGLGDGDSLFFAAGTPAKAAELAGLARTKLGQDLGLIEENAFRFCWIVDFPMYEYDDKEKRIDFSHNPFSMPQGGMEALETMDPLDILAFQYDIVCNGIELSSGGIRNHSPDLMVKAFEIAGYTREDVENRFGGMLNAFRYGAPPHGGIAPGIDRIVMLLADVPNIREVILFPMTQQAEDLMMSAPAPATNKQLRELHIRVVQEEKKA; this is encoded by the coding sequence ATGCACGCGTACCGCTCGCACACCTGTAACGACCTGCGCGAAGAAGATGTCGGCCAGATTGTCCGGATCTCCGGCTGGGTGCACCGCAAGCGCGACCACGGCAATCTGCTGTTCGTCGACCTGCGCGACCATTACGGCCTGACGCAGTGCGTGATCGAGGCGGGCGAGCCCGGTTTCGGCATCATCGACGGCTCCCGGGCCGAAAGCGTCGTCACGATTGACGGCAAGGTCGTCGCCCGCACGCCGGAGACCATCAACAACGATCTGCCCACCGGTCAGATCGAGGTCCGCATCCAGGCGGTCACTGTCCAGTCGGCGGCGCAGGAGCTGCCCATGCCGGTGTTCGGCGAGCAGGAATATCCCGAGGACATCCGCCTGAAGCACCGTTATCTGGATCTGCGCCGCGAGCGCATGCACGCCAATATCGTGCTGCGCTCGAAGATCATCTCCAGCATCCGCCGCCGGATGATCGACCAGGGCTTCATGGAATTCCAGACGCCGATCCTGACCGCGTCGTCGCCGGAAGGCGCGCGCGACTTCCTGGTCCCCAGCCGCATCCATCCCGGAAAGTTCTATGCGTTGCCCCAGGCGCCGCAGCAATTCAAGCAGCTGCTGATGGTCGCCGGCTTCGACCGCTACTTCCAGATCGCGCCGTGTTTCCGTGACGAGGACGCTCGCGCCGACCGTTCGCCGGGCGAGTTCTACCAACTCGACATGGAGATGTCGTTCGTCACGCAGGACGACGTGTTCGAGGCCATTGAGCCGGTGATGCACGGCATATTCAGCGAGTTCTCGGACCGCACCATCACGCCGGCGCCGTTCCCGCGCATCCCGTACCGCGAATCCATGCTGAAATATGGCAATGACAAGCCGGACCTGCGCAATCCGCTGCTGATTACCGACGTGACCGAAGCGTTCCGCGGCTCGAATTTCGGCGTGTTCGCCCGCGCCATCGAAAATGGTTCGGTGGTGCGCGCGATTCCGGCACCGAAGTCGTCGGATCGTCCACGCAGCTTCTTCGACAAGATGAACGAGTGGGCCCGCAGCAATGGCGCGCCGGGTCTGGGCTATATCATCTTCGCCGATGGTGGCGGCAAGGGTCCGATCGCCAACAACCTCGACGCCGACCGGATCGCACAGCTCAAGGCGGCGACCGGCCTGGGCGATGGTGACAGCTTGTTTTTTGCCGCCGGCACACCTGCAAAGGCCGCCGAACTGGCGGGTCTGGCGCGGACCAAGCTCGGCCAGGACCTCGGCCTGATCGAGGAAAACGCCTTCCGGTTCTGCTGGATCGTCGATTTTCCGATGTACGAATATGACGACAAGGAGAAGCGGATCGACTTCTCCCACAATCCGTTCTCCATGCCCCAGGGCGGCATGGAGGCGCTTGAGACCATGGACCCGCTGGACATTCTTGCGTTCCAGTACGACATTGTCTGCAACGGCATCGAGCTCTCGTCGGGCGGCATCCGAAACCACAGCCCGGACCTCATGGTAAAGGCGTTCGAAATCGCCGGTTACACGCGCGAGGACGTGGAAAACCGCTTCGGCGGCATGCTCAACGCATTCCGCTATGGCGCCCCGCCGCATGGCGGCATCGCGCCCGGTATCGATCGTATCGTGATGTTGCTCGCTGACGTGCCGAATATCCGGGAAGTCATCCTGTTTCCGATGACGCAGCAAGCCGAAGACCTGATGATGAGCGCGCCGGCGCCGGCCACCAACAAGCAGCTTCGCGAGTTGCACATCCGGGTCGTGCAGGAAGAAA